DNA sequence from the Thermococcus gammatolerans EJ3 genome:
CTACTCGCTCGCAACCGGGGAGGAGTGGACGGTCGAGAGGCTCAGAAAAATTGCCCAGGCAGTTGAGAGCATAGCAAGGATACACAACGCCCTCGACTGGGTGACGCCTCCACTCGACGATACGATTCCGCCTCGCTGGTGGGAACCCGAGCCGGACGGGCCGGCCAAGGGCAACGCGGCCTTCATAGACTACGACGACTTCCTCGAGGCGAGGAGAGAGTTCTACAGGCTCAGGGGCTGGCACGAGGAGCTCGGTGTCCCGCTGCCGGAGACGATGGAGGAGCTTGGCTATCCGGAGTTTAAGGAAGACGCGGAGCGGGCGTTGAAAGTTGTAAAGAAGAGAATGGGCGTGGAGTGAGGTTCTATCGTCTCTTTACTTCGCACTCAAAAGCCGAGCTGGGAGAATAAGGAAAATGATGCATTTATCCCCCATTACTCCTCTTCTGCCACTTCTTCCCCGGCGAGCTTCCTGAGCTTGTCGAGATCGGGGCTCACCGCTATGAGAACGTCGCCCTCCTGTATCACGTCGTCCTTTCCGGGGTTGTAGATGTACCTAGTTCCGCGCTTTATCGCCAGAATCCTCGTCCCTATCTTGCTCGGAAGCTTGAGCTGCTGCAGGGTTTTGCCTATGAGCACCGAGCCGGGCCTGACGGTAACGCGGCCGAGCTCCTCCTCTGTGTCCTCCATTATCCTTCTTATTATCGGGTGGGGCTCGATGTCGCGCAGGATTATGTCCGCTATCGCGTAGGCGGCATCGCTTATGCGCTCGTTGATGTCGGCCAGATCTATGATGCTCAAAAGGCTCTCGGGGTCTTCCTCGCTCTTCGCGGCCCTCAGGGCCAGCTTTTTGACCTTTAAAGTTAGGTCGTCCATCTTCTCCTCAAGGAGGTAGACCTCCTCCGCTATGTCCTCGCTGTTGTAGAGGACCGATGAAAAGGCGAGGTCAACCATTAGGGCCGACAAATCTTTCATCTCCACGAGGCAGTTCCTGATTTCGTCGAGCTCACTCATGTTTCATCACCTTCAGGATTCCCCTCGCTATCTCCTTCAGGTAGTCCAGGGCAGTCCTCGTGCCCCTGCCTATGAGGATGTCCCCGGGCATTATCTTGGTGTCCTCGTCGGGGTCAAAAATCCAGCGCTTGCCCCTCCTTATCGCAGACACCCAAACGCCGGTGTTTGTTGCCAAGTCAAGCTCTTCCAGCGTTTTTCCGACGAGTATGGACTCGGGGGAAACCTGCACCTTGCCGATGGTCTCCTCGCTTTCGAGTATGGCGTCCCTCACCACCGGATGGAGCTTCTCTTCGAGAACCATCTTCGCGAGGTCGGCGGCCGCGTTGGATATCTCGTCTATTGCTCTCCCCATCTGGAGAATTGCCGTTATCTGCTCGGCCTCCTTCGGGCTCCTCGCCGCGAGCACTGCCTTAACCATCAGGTGGTAGTTGAGAAGGTCGAGGTACTCCTCGAGCTCAAGGACTTCCTCCGCTATCTCCTTCTCCTGGAACAGGACCGAGGAGTAGGCCAGGTCAACCATCAGCTCGGCGGTGTTCTTCATCT
Encoded proteins:
- a CDS encoding potassium channel family protein; protein product: MSELDEIRNCLVEMKDLSALMVDLAFSSVLYNSEDIAEEVYLLEEKMDDLTLKVKKLALRAAKSEEDPESLLSIIDLADINERISDAAYAIADIILRDIEPHPIIRRIMEDTEEELGRVTVRPGSVLIGKTLQQLKLPSKIGTRILAIKRGTRYIYNPGKDDVIQEGDVLIAVSPDLDKLRKLAGEEVAEEE
- a CDS encoding potassium channel family protein, with translation MEEWDEIEVPNNVKDIFVEMKNTAELMVDLAYSSVLFQEKEIAEEVLELEEYLDLLNYHLMVKAVLAARSPKEAEQITAILQMGRAIDEISNAAADLAKMVLEEKLHPVVRDAILESEETIGKVQVSPESILVGKTLEELDLATNTGVWVSAIRRGKRWIFDPDEDTKIMPGDILIGRGTRTALDYLKEIARGILKVMKHE